The sequence below is a genomic window from Dyadobacter chenwenxiniae.
TTACAAGCAACTTTGGAGACCGGATGGATCACCTTTAAAGATTTACGGCTTTTCGGTGAAAGAAAAATTGCAGCGCGTGCTCGGCGACGATTATGTTGTGGAACTAGCCATGCGTTACCAAAGTCCGAGCATTGAGAATGGTTTGAAGGCATTGAGAAAGCAAACACTTTCAGAGATCATCATCGTTCCATTTTTTCCGCAATACGCCTCTGCTTCAACAGGTTCTGTATACAAAGAAGTAATGCGCGTGGTGCAGGATTGGGAAGTTTTGCCGGAGATTAAATTCGTCAACCGCTTTCTGGATCACCCCAAGTTCATTGAAGGCTTTGTGAATCTGGGTAAAAAATACATGGCGGAGCGCCATTATGATCATGTTGTGTTTAGTTACCACGGACTTCCTGAAAGGCAAATTACAAAAGGCGATGTAACCGGAAATTTTTGCCAATTTGGATCTTGCTGCGATCATTTGGATGCCCGGAATCAACATTGTTACCGCGCGCAATGTTTCGAAACAACGCGTTTGCTCGTCAAAGGATTAGGCCTTGCAGAAGGCACTTACACGACTTGCTTCCAATCCAGATTA
It includes:
- the hemH gene encoding ferrochelatase is translated as MNTDTLAQPNNTSTNFNAVRKTGVLIVNLGTPDSPSVPDVRKYLREFLMDERVIDIPYLNRWMLINLIIAPFRAPKSAKIYKQLWRPDGSPLKIYGFSVKEKLQRVLGDDYVVELAMRYQSPSIENGLKALRKQTLSEIIIVPFFPQYASASTGSVYKEVMRVVQDWEVLPEIKFVNRFLDHPKFIEGFVNLGKKYMAERHYDHVVFSYHGLPERQITKGDVTGNFCQFGSCCDHLDARNQHCYRAQCFETTRLLVKGLGLAEGTYTTCFQSRLGKNPWIKPYTDEVIPELTKKGVKSVLAFSPAFVADCLETTIEVGEEYKEIFEKEGGIHWQLVESLNDSDIWIETLEDIIKKAV